The following nucleotide sequence is from Populus trichocarpa isolate Nisqually-1 chromosome 11, P.trichocarpa_v4.1, whole genome shotgun sequence.
TGTGGGTTTGGTGTCCCCACCAAAAATGCACTCGAAGAGGACAAGTTTTAGCTAACGATGCCACTTTAGTTGGTGACGATTTCGCCTTGGACAAAAACATCTTACTAGTTTACTAGATTTGTAGCATGTTGTCCGCGggctgggaaaaaaaattcaaagtaaaaataaatgtttaggaaaaaaaatataagatttgaaTTATTGgctcaataaataatttaaataatatgaacaataataaataaagaacagaaaaaataacaataaaaacaaggtTAAAAAAACTCGATTTAAGCCAGCATAGATTCTTAAATAACTTGATAATaaagggaaaaattaaaaaaacaacaaaaaaaaactccaattaAACCAAGCGAACTCGCAAACTTTGTGATCATGgaaataagattgagataatcttatagaaaaaacaaggggaaaaaagtttgaaaactaattcctaataaatcaaatgagaacatgataacttcacagaaaaaaaaggttaagttCAATCTCTAGCAAATAgaacattgaaggatgaaaattaaagaaaaaaataataatttaaaaacgtCAAAAAAACTCTATCCGAGTCCACTCAGGTCAAGATGCAAAATCTTTATCCAGTCGTGATACAAGGGTAAACATgttagaaagcaaattgaataatatcatgaaactcaattatcaaacaacttaatgttgaaggataaaaatgaaaaaaaataatttaaaaaggaaatgaaaaaaaaatatgagtcaacctaggttaactcaCAAACGTCACGACCATGGAAATGGTGAAATCCTTGAACCAGGTTCCTTCAACAAGTTTAATTcctaactaatttaattatgaatgatgaaatcataaaaaaaatattaatttagaaaacttgtcaaagaaaaaaaatagcaataaaaagaatgaagattaaattttataggaaaaaaactcataaaggatgaaatcattaaaaaaaaaatataatcgggataacctaataaaaagaaaataaaaaaaaataattttcaattaaaaaaattaaattgatttaaaacaattgaagttGTGGGCATCAAATTTGAACACAAGACAAGTGTTGAGCTCCTTTTTTCCTTCAAACATTAGGGACTGAATTACATGAAAGAGATTTAgcccctatttttttttttggtctctcagtttttttttcaatttgatcctttaatattatttttttaaaattgtacttcgtagtttttttttttttttgcctaaatATGGATATCCCACAATGTCAAGCAAAAATTCCAACACTCATTTTAtgcttgattttgcaaaaaataaaaaattattgatctaaaataattaagggttaagggatgaaattttaaaaacaaacaattccaAGTATTGAAAAAGATGGGCAGATCAATTTGGTTGACTCGTGCAACGAACAAATTAGCTTGTAGAAAGAGGTCGTCGCCCTTTGGTAGCGCATGCACCTCTTCTGATGGCTCCAAAACACCATTAACAATTGTATTTGAACTGTCACGGTGAGATCTTTCTGGTGGTTGGCAACGTGCTCACAGTGGAGCGATAATGAGGCTCATGtgacattttctttcttctcctctctcttttctctttccacTCCACATAATCTGCAATGTTTTGTCAAAGTTGAAAGGTGTCATGTGATTTTGTTTTggcatgaagtctaattcttatttttatgattgctatttgttttgttttgcattatttttttaattgttttttttttaatttcatccctcaacattttgtttcatttattttttatatgaattttagtCCTTGATCTATttatagctatttttttttaatttcatatcttagcatttggtttcattttattttatatcaaatttgatcctcattcttttgattgctatttatttcgtttgggatatttttttattgatttttttttaaatttcatccctcaGTATttagttgattgaaaatttaacttcatgatttttttttttaatttgtcttatATAAAAGGTAATCTCAGCCTCATGACCTGGATCACTGTTTTGGAATATTAGATTGAGTTgacttcagtttttttaattgattttttttttaatttcatcatttgatattgagTCGATTGGAGATTGAGttttgtaaaagttttcatatttttctctatggggttatcttgatctcatgtcCTAAATTGCAGGCTTGACagattaacctgatttgactaGGAAAaaatttgcttttttaaaaaaaatgaactttttttttcactttttcccttaaacattaaattgatttgatttacttttattcaatttgttttacttttattcCATGAAACTAGTTGAATCAATTATTCAGTCAACCTTaaatttctctattttataaaaaaaaatgtctggCGCGTGTCATGGGGCCACCGATCTGTGGTGTCTAAATCTAAACAACACGAGTGTGGCATTACCTGTATGCATTTTCGTGTGGATCTCCAGAACATTTTATGAGCTGAACTCTTGCCATGTGCTAATATAGATTGAACAAGTGATGAGGGTGGATTTTTCCGACCTTTAAGATAGCAAATGGGACTTTTTCTTGGCAGGTTGTTGGGCTTGGGAGTGGAGCCATTGAAGACGTTTTGAGCATCTGAAGATATAAATCCCCTtagatatttaagttaatatcaACGATGATGAAGGAAAAACTCAATCAAGTTAGAAGGGTACGTAAAAACATGCCCCTTTTCATCAGAAAACTCTGCCTCCTTCGATTaccttgaaaattaaaagagtCGTCCAAGCACTCAGGGGAGCTTCTCTTTCCACATAACACGAGCTTGGAAATGGAAACCCCAAGCCCATGGCATGGCTTTGATAGAAAATTATAACCATACAAAGAAATACCGACTCGTAAACTTTCTACCTTCTCACTATAAATCACTATACATAATACCATCTCGGGAGAGCTTTCGTTTTAGCAATCCCATAATTTTTTCACCCTAAAATCACATCACTTTAATCTAGTAAGGTTTTAACCATGCAGTTTCCAATTGAAGCATTCACTGAGGGAATCTGGGTTGGACTTGGACCAAACAAAAACGTTTCAAGCTTCAAGCTGTTGCACGCCGGAAAAGATTTTATTCCAATCTGAAGACCCTAAGTTCGATTCACATAcaaatttcatttgaattttcGAATCTTGATTCCATCCTTGGCCTTCATTTCTATATTTATCTTCCAACCATTTTACGTTCTCGGCAGCATCAGTTACTGAAAATCTCTAGTGGGATCACTCTCTCCCTTATTCACTTGTCCGTAAAAAGCTTTCGAATTTCCTTCCCCAGCAGAAgcatgatttattattttgggATAGCTGAGCATCCCATTTCATCTGGAGATGCCTCGAATACTAATTGTCTTATACACCCAAGTTCTCTACAGGTTTTAATACATCTCAACAGATACCGTGACCCCAAACTCCAGTCCTTGAGAGTTCGCAGGACTGGACTTATTCGATAATACTTGCAACAGAGAGCTCAGCAAACTTCGAATGGCTGGATATTCCTAACAATCTTCCGATGGCAATTCATAGTAATATTAAGTTAGCTTCATTTAATACCTTCAAGAAAAATGCAGTGATGCATTCTTAATTCGTCAAAGCAGGGAAAAATAGGTGGAGAAAACCAAAATTtccataaaggaataaaaaaacacagcCTATTCAACATACTTGAATATTAACTACAGCCTCCATAAAACACAGGAGCAACAGAAGTATCAACCACTAATCCATACAGGGCAAGTCAGtcaaaaacagaataaaatCTTCACTATTACATCATTCACAGCAATCAAGTCAGGGAGAGCAAGAGAGAAGGTGGGTGGGAAAGGAGGGGGAGAAATGGTGAGAGGAGTAAACATTACCTATGGCTTACGAGGAGGAGAACTGCTGCTGCTACTGTTACTGCTGCTTCTTCCTCTCAAGGGCCTACAAGAAAAAGATTTCCCATGAGTACAGAACAGAACTACAACCAACAGGAAGTAACAGCAGTATGATTCAAACTTCACAACAAACCAAACGCCCGGACAAAAAATCCCTTCAAGTTTCAAAAGCAGTTATTTAACTAATACATCCAATATGACTGAGATTGAGTAGATAATTATTGGTTAGATTGGTTACATTCGTTACATTCAAGTGAACTATAAAATCTAGAAAAGCCAAACGTAAACACACAGAATGCAACAGAATGCTCTCACTTTCCACTTTCTTCAGTTATGCAACTTTCTTTTGCAtgaaaatcaagttaaattgaCTATAGAATGACCCTTACACAGAATGCTAGCATATTTTAACTATTCCTTGTGCATCCCTAGGTAGAAAAAAATTTCCATGTCTGCTAACATCACCAAAGATCCTTGCATATTAAACACACCCTTCAAAATTAAGcttataaatcataaaaaaaccatgcattGCATAATGGATTTTGACATCGATACCACATAATTGATAACTAAGAAGCAAAAcccatatcaaaaacaaaaggttaaaATGTGTGCTTATATCCTAATTGCCTTTTTCAGTGTCCGGAGCACTCAATGCCTGGAGTGATGACAGATGCCCGTGGCCTCTAATCCTAAGGTATTGGTAAGACTTCTGTTCTATACTTCTAGGTCATTCACAGTTCTTTCAGTAAAGCCCAGGAATAAATAATAATCTGAGCAAGTGTACACTAGTAACTTCCATACTCTCTTTCAGTCTTTTTCCAAACAGAATCCCCAACCCCTTATCcctctttttaaataataatcatagaAAATTTTGAATGCATAGTGGTCATTCAACCAACATGTGCATATGTGAGCAAAACATGGATCTTAATGAGTTACAAACAATGAAAGGACAAAATGGTGCTAATATGGACATCTTCTATCAGACATGAAAGTCATGTAAAGAATAATGGAAAAATCTATATAgactaaaaaggaagaaaatgaattaCCTTCTAGGACTGCGACTCCTTGATATCTTGCGAGTTGCCTGTTACAATTGAACAGACAAAaccaattaataaaaataatgaaaaggtTCTTGCAGGAAAACACAGAAAACCTATAGCACCAACCTTGCGTGGACTAGGTGATCCAGAGTATGATGAAGACCTCCCACGCCTTGCACCTGGAGCTCGGCCCCTGCCATATTTAAACACCAAGCAGAAAAGGATAACATGATGAGAGACATCATATGCAACACCAAGGAATGTAACAAAAATATTCCGATATCATATGTTTGTTTTACAATGACATAATAGAATAGGAGGTTCAATCAAATATTGCTATTCATTTTCCGAAGCAAGTAAAGCATATTCACTTAAGCTGAAAAGGCCACACTAGTAAAAGGATGCTGGCTCCACATTTATAAAAGAGGTAGAAGTCCAGAAAACAGTCCAGGGTATCTTGTTTCAGCTTCATCTTCTTTAATATACAAGTCTGAACCCAAAACTAATTCAAAATGCCCCTTATGCACTAGCATGAAAGTGTCAAACAAAAGAGTGCACATTATATCATCAAACTTAGTGAAATTCACTAAGGACTTTAACTTCAAATTTACACAAATAAGTGTAGGAAAACCCACAGACATTAGCTTGAATAAATCTGACAGGAAAGAAAGTTGAGGGAAAAAAAGggagataaaataatatttaccaaACAAGGTTTATTTCAGAAAACAAGAAACTCATATATTGGGTATTTGATGTTTACCTTCGTGGTGAGAGTGACCTTGAGCGAGAACGAGCTGGTCGACAAATTGGAGAGCGGCTACGTCTACGGAGTGGAGACCTTCTTGGAGGACTACGAGCTCGTCGAGGAGGTGTGCTGTagtaaaggaaaaggaattgtcaaaagttattatccaaagtatataaaatttgtatttatttacaaCGAAGAAAACATATGAAACAATGGCTTTGAAGAATTTCAGGTTTTAGATTGCAGTAATTTGATAGATATAATTACCGCCGCCTTGGAGGAGGAGAACGCCTACGAACAGGGCTACCACGCATCCTTCTGGGTGAGGCCCTAGGGAGAGATGACAATGTGGCATTAGCTTCAAAATACTGATGATATCACAGAACCAAACATGTAATAGATAGTCAACTACCTACCTCAAAGGGGACCTATATCTCCTTGGAGGTGACGATGGAGAACGACCTCTGGCTGGTGATGCAGGTCTCCGCCTTGGAGGTGTCTCACCACGACGATAAGGAGACTCCACTCGGCGACGACCAGGAGAATCTGCACGTCTGCGTGGTGGAGAATCCAGCTGACGTCTAGGAGATCCACCCCTTCGAGCAACAGGCGACCTCCTTCGAGGTGAAGCCAGAGGTTTCCGATGGGGAGAAGCTGACATCATCAACAAAGAATAGTGAACACAGGCATCAATTCATGATCATTGTagagaataaataaaatgtgtAGTGACAGTAATCTTATACAAGCCATACGTTCTCTTTGCCTTTTGGGTCCATCCTTCTCAGCATCTGCACTGGCATTATCAGTTTTGGGAGCATCTCTCTTTGGAGCTGCGGCAATTGGCTTTGGGGGTGGTGAAAGCTTCTGTCGTGGAGGTAATGTGAACTTTGCCCGAACGACATTGCCATCAATTTGAGCCTGCATGGAGGCAATTTACAACATTAATAGTCATATTATGCTTTTCTTGTCACAACTACATTTAGTACCCATGTCTAGGCATGACCTACCCCGTCCATGTATAGCAAGGCCTTTTCAGCATCCGCTCTAGTCTTAAACTCAACGTATCCAAATCCTTTAGGAAGATTAACCTGCTCAATCATGTAATTACACCTTAAAAAACACATATTCTACCGATTACAGAATAAAGAAAAGCTTTTATAGACTTACAGTGCGATCCATTGCCAGCTCCACATGTACAACTTCACCGAAGTTGCctgaatgaatgaaaaattagtttGCTATCAATGATCAAGAAATTTTGCACAGAATTCTATTACTATTAATGGATGCTTTGGTTAACAAATCATTAAGGATTCCCTTAACAATTTTATCCAAGAAGATGCagcaaaatacataaaataaccATTAATTTCATACACTTGATAGCTGGAGTCGATCCATTCTCCACTACTAGAAGCTTTTAAACAAATACCATTGCAAATCTCAGTTACTGAGGCAGGCTCACATTACTGTCTAAGCCTAGCAGTAATACTGTGATAGTCCATGTGCATTAAATAGTAATATGCAGCTCAGGTTAATTCATAGTTAGAATACTATAACTTCGGAACATGTCCATTATGACAACAATTGAGTGACTCAACCTCGAAAACAGTTTTTTTCCAAAAGAACAGTGCCCAGTTCTCTTTCCACTGATAATGTTGCATAGTTATACATGTATACATTTGTATGCAAGCATTCAAATATTGCATGCATGTATCAATAAACACGAAACTGAGATACATTTACAATTAGACAAGGCATACATGAATACCAAGGCACAAGTATCAACCTATTCAAGCAACAACAAGGGCTAGGAAAGAATACGTGTGTATGTGTGCATTCAAATATTTACATACTGTTGCATGTCAATAAACAGGAAAGTGAGATCCATTTACAGTTAGACAAGGCATACATGAACACCGAGGCACAAGTATCAACCTATGCAAGCAACAACAAGGGCTAGGAAAGTaacagaataaaaagaaaatcttccAGAATACATAACCGAATAAATACTGAAATACTAGTTTCAGTCCAGACCACAATCCCAATCAGAGACCAACTGCCACAAAGTATAAGACCAGTATCAATCAACCACAGACCAATAGTCCATCCACATAATGCAACCTCcagcacattttttttaattcataaaagaAGCAGAAAGAACTCACTAAATATTTCTCTTAGGTGACCCTCATTCACGTTCCTGGTCAGAGAGTCAACGTGCAGAACAAGAGACTCGCGAATTGGTGAAGCTTTCCTGAAATGGATGACAATGCAAAAGATCATATATGGTAAGCAATAAAACCCACAAAAATAAAGACTTTAAAACTGAAGACCCCCAGTTTGCAGATATTatagaccaaaaaaataatgcagaaaccaatttcaacaaaaaaagtaGCATATAAATTTACCTTGGAGGTGGAGAAACCTTTTTAGATTGTGGTGGTGGAGACCGACCTCGCCTAGCTCCTTCAGCAGGACttctttcaaattaaataaatgaacaaAGCATATGTCCCATGTTAGAACAAAATAATACAACAAACcccaaaaaaaatgtataagaaATAAACTCATATATGACTCAAGATACAAAAATACTCATTAACCTAAAAAATGCAGAAATTTTACATCAAGGACCACTTTAATGAATCGTTGATGCTCAGGCTTAATGGTAAATGAGGCACCAGTTATCAATTGTGCTTAAACacccttaaaatatatatttttccaatcaAAAGCAATCTTAATGAGTTAACTTCCAGTCcataaattaacaacaaaaaatagaattttaggtTAATAagtaaattgaaagaaaaaaaaaattaggaacaCTTGATAAATAATCACAGTTACTCTCCatcaaaaatcccaaaaaaaaccTCACATTAACTATCACACTCTACATTAAAGATAATCATGTTTTAATTAACTCAATCtgccaaaaatcaaaatcatcatcaagaACCCTAAATGGAAAAATCGTAAACTCATTCCTTAATCGGATGCTAATGTCAATGAATCatctaaaattctaaaaacaaactaaattaaaaaaaaaagaaaaagaaacaggaGTGGCATAATTG
It contains:
- the LOC18103443 gene encoding serine/arginine-rich splicing factor SR45 isoform X2 — its product is MAKPTRGRPTSRSGSGSGSSSRSRSYSGSDSRSSSRSRSVSRSRSRSRSLSSSSSSPSRSASSGSRSPPPRKSPAEGARRGRSPPPQSKKVSPPPRKASPIRESLVLHVDSLTRNVNEGHLREIFSNFGEVVHVELAMDRTVNLPKGFGYVEFKTRADAEKALLYMDGAQIDGNVVRAKFTLPPRQKLSPPPKPIAAAPKRDAPKTDNASADAEKDGPKRQREPSPHRKPLASPRRRSPVARRGGSPRRQLDSPPRRRADSPGRRRVESPYRRGETPPRRRPASPARGRSPSSPPRRYRSPLRASPRRMRGSPVRRRSPPPRRRTPPRRARSPPRRSPLRRRSRSPICRPARSRSRSLSPRRGRAPGARRGRSSSYSGSPSPRKATRKISRSRSPRRPLRGRSSSNSSSSSSPPRKP
- the LOC18103443 gene encoding serine/arginine-rich splicing factor SR45 isoform X1; its protein translation is MAKPTRGRPTSRSGSGSGSSSRSRSYSGSDSRSSSRSRSVSRSRSRSRSLSSSSSSPSRSASSGSRSPPPRKRSPAEGARRGRSPPPQSKKVSPPPRKASPIRESLVLHVDSLTRNVNEGHLREIFSNFGEVVHVELAMDRTVNLPKGFGYVEFKTRADAEKALLYMDGAQIDGNVVRAKFTLPPRQKLSPPPKPIAAAPKRDAPKTDNASADAEKDGPKRQREPSPHRKPLASPRRRSPVARRGGSPRRQLDSPPRRRADSPGRRRVESPYRRGETPPRRRPASPARGRSPSSPPRRYRSPLRASPRRMRGSPVRRRSPPPRRRTPPRRARSPPRRSPLRRRSRSPICRPARSRSRSLSPRRGRAPGARRGRSSSYSGSPSPRKATRKISRSRSPRRPLRGRSSSNSSSSSSPPRKP